The following proteins are co-located in the Cupriavidus pauculus genome:
- the secA gene encoding preprotein translocase subunit SecA has translation MITGLLKKVFGSRNERLIKQYRRTVAQINALEPKYEALSDDELRGMTETFRQRHAGGESLDSLLPEAFAVCREASKRVMKMRHFDVQMIGGMVLNDNKIAEMRTGEGKTLTATLAVYLNALTGKGVHVVTVNDYLAQRDAEWMGRLYNFLGLSVGVNLSQMPHDQKQVAYNADITYGTNNEFGFDYLRDNMVYDPSQRVQRPLHYAIVDEVDSILIDEARTPLIISGQAENQTDLYQRMNGIPKLLERQVGEEKADGTGVEKPGDYYVDEKGHQVYLTEAGHEKAEQILAAQGLIGEGESLYAPQNITLMHHLYAALRAHSLFHRDQHYVVQNDEVVIVDEFTGRLMTGRRWSDGLHQAVEAKEGVSIQQENQTLATITFQNYFRMYEKLAGMTGTADTEAYEFQEIYGLEVVVIPTNRQAQRKDFQDQIYKTSKERYDAVVRDIRDCYERGQPVLVGTTSIETSEYLSDLLNKEKLPHQVLNAKQHEREAEIVAQAGRPKMITIATNMAGRGTDIVLGGNVEKQSGFIEADASLSDAEKASKIEQLKGEWQSLHEQVKASGGLHIVGTERHESRRIDNQLRGRAGRQGDPGSSRFYLSLDDQLLRIFAGDRVRAIMERLKMPEGEPIEAGIVTRSIESAQRKVEGRNFDIRKQLLQYDDVANDQRKEIYKLRNDVLEARDVGDMVANLRESVLIELFRDHVPAETMEEQWDVAGLEQRLREDWNLDVPLAKTIEGAQSIEDDELLNLVLGAARDRYDAKVAQVGRESFAGFERSVMLQSIDTHWREHLAALDHLRQGIHLRGYAQKDPKQEYKRESFELFARLLDVIKSEVTRVVFNVMIQSPEQLEQASEEIEEGLSHLENVQYKHDEFAEGREPVEQSPVRSGASAAAMAAMGGDVALAGMPKVGRNDPCPCGSGKKFKQCHGKLS, from the coding sequence ATGATCACGGGCCTTCTCAAGAAAGTCTTCGGCAGCCGCAACGAACGGCTGATCAAACAATATCGCCGCACGGTCGCGCAAATCAACGCGCTCGAGCCGAAGTACGAGGCGCTTTCGGACGACGAACTGCGCGGCATGACGGAGACGTTCCGCCAGCGCCATGCCGGCGGCGAGTCGCTCGATTCCCTGCTGCCCGAGGCGTTCGCGGTCTGCCGCGAGGCCAGCAAGCGCGTCATGAAGATGCGCCACTTCGACGTGCAGATGATCGGCGGCATGGTGCTGAACGACAACAAGATTGCCGAAATGCGCACCGGCGAGGGCAAGACGCTGACCGCCACGCTGGCCGTGTACCTGAATGCGCTGACGGGCAAGGGCGTGCACGTGGTGACCGTCAACGACTACCTGGCCCAGCGCGACGCCGAGTGGATGGGGCGCCTGTACAACTTCCTGGGCCTGTCGGTGGGCGTGAACCTGTCGCAGATGCCGCATGACCAGAAGCAGGTGGCCTACAACGCGGACATCACGTACGGCACCAACAACGAGTTCGGCTTCGACTACCTGCGCGACAACATGGTCTACGACCCGTCGCAGCGCGTGCAGCGCCCGCTGCACTACGCGATCGTCGACGAGGTGGACTCGATCCTGATCGACGAGGCGCGCACGCCGCTGATCATCTCGGGCCAGGCCGAGAACCAGACCGACCTTTACCAGCGCATGAACGGCATTCCGAAGTTGCTGGAGCGCCAGGTCGGCGAGGAAAAGGCCGACGGCACCGGCGTGGAGAAGCCCGGCGACTACTACGTGGACGAGAAGGGCCACCAGGTCTATCTGACCGAAGCCGGCCACGAGAAGGCTGAGCAGATCCTGGCCGCCCAGGGCCTGATCGGCGAGGGCGAGTCGCTCTACGCGCCGCAGAACATCACGCTGATGCACCACCTGTACGCCGCGCTGCGCGCGCACAGCCTGTTCCACCGCGACCAGCACTACGTGGTGCAGAACGACGAGGTGGTCATCGTCGATGAATTCACGGGCCGCCTGATGACGGGCCGCCGCTGGTCCGACGGCCTGCACCAGGCCGTGGAAGCCAAGGAAGGCGTGTCGATCCAGCAGGAAAACCAGACGCTGGCGACGATCACGTTCCAGAACTACTTCCGGATGTACGAGAAGCTGGCCGGCATGACCGGCACGGCCGATACCGAGGCGTACGAGTTCCAGGAAATCTACGGCCTCGAAGTGGTCGTCATCCCGACCAACCGCCAGGCCCAGCGCAAGGATTTCCAGGACCAGATCTACAAGACGTCCAAGGAACGCTACGACGCCGTGGTGCGCGACATCCGCGACTGCTACGAGCGCGGCCAGCCGGTGCTGGTGGGCACGACGTCGATCGAGACGTCCGAGTACCTGTCGGACCTGCTGAACAAGGAAAAGCTGCCGCACCAGGTGCTGAACGCCAAGCAGCACGAGCGCGAGGCCGAGATCGTGGCGCAGGCCGGGCGGCCCAAGATGATCACGATCGCGACCAACATGGCCGGCCGCGGTACCGACATCGTGCTGGGCGGCAACGTCGAGAAGCAGTCCGGCTTCATCGAGGCCGACGCGAGCCTGTCCGACGCCGAGAAGGCATCGAAGATCGAACAGCTCAAGGGCGAATGGCAGTCGCTGCACGAGCAGGTCAAGGCGTCGGGCGGCCTGCACATCGTCGGCACCGAGCGCCATGAGTCGCGCCGGATCGACAACCAGCTGCGTGGCCGTGCCGGGCGCCAGGGCGACCCCGGTTCGTCGCGCTTCTACCTGTCGCTGGACGACCAGTTGCTGCGGATCTTCGCCGGCGACCGCGTCCGCGCGATCATGGAGCGGCTGAAGATGCCCGAGGGCGAGCCGATCGAGGCCGGCATCGTCACGCGCTCGATCGAATCGGCGCAGCGCAAGGTGGAAGGCCGCAACTTCGACATCCGCAAGCAACTGCTGCAGTACGACGACGTTGCCAACGACCAGCGCAAGGAAATCTACAAGCTGCGCAACGACGTGCTGGAAGCGCGGGACGTTGGCGACATGGTGGCCAACCTGCGCGAGAGCGTGCTGATCGAGCTGTTCCGCGACCACGTGCCGGCCGAGACGATGGAAGAGCAGTGGGACGTCGCCGGACTGGAACAGCGCCTGCGCGAGGACTGGAACCTGGACGTGCCGCTGGCCAAGACCATCGAGGGCGCGCAGAGCATCGAGGACGACGAACTGCTGAACCTGGTGCTGGGCGCGGCGCGCGACAGGTACGACGCCAAGGTGGCCCAGGTGGGCCGCGAGTCGTTCGCCGGCTTCGAGCGCTCGGTCATGCTCCAGAGCATCGACACGCACTGGCGCGAGCACCTGGCCGCGCTGGACCACCTGCGCCAGGGCATCCACCTGCGCGGCTACGCCCAGAAGGACCCGAAGCAGGAATACAAGCGCGAGTCGTTCGAACTGTTCGCCCGTCTGCTGGACGTGATCAAGAGCGAGGTCACGCGCGTGGTGTTCAACGTGATGATCCAGTCGCCGGAGCAACTGGAGCAGGCGTCCGAGGAGATCGAGGAAGGCCTGTCGCACCTGGAGAACGTCCAGTACAAGCACGACGAATTCGCCGAAGGCCGCGAGCCGGTGGAGCAGTCGCCGGTACGCAGCGGTGCCTCGGCGGCGGCCATGGCGGCCATGGGTGGCGACGTCGCGCTGGCCGGCATGCCGAAGGTGGGCCGCAACGACCCCTGCCCGTGCGGATCGGGCAAGAAGTTCAAGCAGTGCCACGGCAAGCTGAGCTGA
- the argJ gene encoding bifunctional glutamate N-acetyltransferase/amino-acid acetyltransferase ArgJ encodes MPVNLPLPLAENLKSVAGVELGWAEGGIRKANRKDVLVVKLAEGSTVAGVFTRNRFCAAPVQVCREHLAAGAGIRALVVNTGNANAGTGEPGLAAARATCNAVASLFAIGANQVLPFSTGVILEQLPLDRLTAALTPAIANLRTDNWLAAAEAIMTTDTQPKAASRTVQIDGKTVTMSGISKGAGMIRPNMATMLGFIAMDAAVPQPVLQQLVTHAADHSFNSITIDGDTSTNDSFVLIASGQAGVTVDRTDGPAFQALRDAVTSLAQELAQMIVRDGEGATKLMTIRVEGGKDVAECRQIAYAVAHSPLVKTAFYASDPNLGRILAAVGYAGVDDLDVGGVNLWLDDVLVARNGGRNPEYREEDGQRVMKQAEITVRIALGRGQAEATVWTCDLSHDYVSINADYRS; translated from the coding sequence ATGCCCGTGAACTTGCCCCTGCCGCTGGCAGAGAACCTGAAATCCGTCGCTGGTGTCGAGCTCGGCTGGGCCGAGGGTGGCATCCGCAAGGCCAATCGCAAGGACGTGCTGGTGGTGAAGCTGGCCGAGGGCAGCACGGTTGCGGGCGTGTTCACGCGCAACCGCTTCTGCGCCGCGCCGGTGCAGGTGTGCCGCGAGCATCTGGCCGCGGGCGCCGGCATCCGCGCGCTGGTGGTCAACACGGGCAACGCCAACGCCGGTACCGGCGAGCCGGGCCTGGCCGCCGCGCGCGCCACGTGCAACGCCGTGGCCAGCCTGTTCGCGATTGGCGCGAACCAGGTGCTGCCGTTCTCGACCGGCGTGATCCTGGAACAACTGCCGCTGGACCGCCTGACCGCCGCGCTGACGCCGGCCATCGCCAACCTGCGCACCGACAACTGGCTGGCTGCCGCCGAGGCGATCATGACCACCGACACGCAGCCCAAGGCGGCGTCGCGCACGGTCCAGATCGACGGCAAGACCGTGACGATGTCCGGCATCAGCAAGGGCGCCGGCATGATCCGCCCGAACATGGCGACGATGCTGGGCTTCATCGCCATGGACGCAGCCGTGCCGCAGCCGGTGCTGCAGCAGCTGGTGACGCACGCGGCCGACCACTCGTTCAACAGCATCACCATTGATGGCGATACGTCGACCAATGACTCGTTCGTGCTGATCGCGTCCGGCCAGGCCGGCGTGACCGTGGACCGCACCGACGGCCCGGCCTTCCAGGCGCTGCGCGACGCCGTGACGTCGCTGGCCCAGGAACTGGCCCAGATGATCGTGCGCGACGGCGAGGGCGCCACCAAGCTGATGACGATCCGCGTGGAAGGCGGCAAGGACGTGGCCGAGTGCCGCCAGATCGCCTATGCCGTGGCCCATTCGCCGCTGGTCAAGACCGCGTTCTACGCGTCGGACCCCAACCTGGGCCGTATCCTGGCCGCCGTAGGCTATGCCGGCGTGGATGACCTGGACGTGGGCGGCGTGAACCTCTGGCTCGACGACGTGCTGGTGGCCCGCAACGGCGGCCGCAACCCCGAGTACCGCGAGGAAGACGGCCAGCGCGTGATGAAGCAGGCCGAGATCACGGTGCGCATCGCGCTGGGCCGCGGTCAGGCCGAGGCCACGGTGTGGACCTGCGACCTGTCCCACGACTACGTGTCGATCAACGCCGACTACCGTTCCTAA
- a CDS encoding ATP-binding protein, translating into MSDLAARLDGFLARLEQWLPPELTDADWQEAVAFRWRKRQSLFGNIGYLQAIRQLPPIHLDDLKNIDRQKDAIVANTRQFVNRLPANNVLLTGARGTGKSSLIKACLNEYVQHGLRLVEVDKDDLGDLGDIVEKLASRPERFVIFCDDLSFEEGESGYKSLKSALDGSVAAQSDNVLIYATSNRRHLLPEYMKDNETYQHTADGEIHPGEVVEEKISLSERFGLWLSFYPPKQDEYLAIVGHWLSHFGCTPADIEAARGDALVWALERGSRSGRVAWQFARDWGGKHGKPFVADKA; encoded by the coding sequence ATGTCCGACCTCGCCGCCCGCCTCGATGGCTTCCTCGCCCGCCTTGAACAATGGCTGCCGCCCGAACTGACCGATGCGGACTGGCAGGAGGCGGTGGCGTTTCGCTGGCGCAAGCGGCAGAGCCTGTTCGGCAACATCGGCTACTTGCAGGCCATCCGCCAGCTGCCGCCGATCCATCTGGACGACCTCAAGAACATCGACCGCCAGAAAGACGCCATCGTGGCCAACACGCGCCAGTTCGTGAACCGCCTGCCGGCCAACAACGTGCTGCTGACCGGCGCGCGCGGCACCGGCAAGTCGTCGCTGATCAAGGCGTGCCTGAACGAGTACGTGCAGCACGGCCTGCGGCTGGTGGAGGTGGACAAGGACGACCTGGGCGACCTGGGCGACATCGTCGAGAAGCTGGCGTCGCGTCCCGAGCGTTTTGTGATCTTCTGCGACGACCTGTCGTTCGAGGAGGGCGAGTCGGGCTACAAGTCGCTGAAGTCGGCGCTGGACGGCTCGGTGGCCGCGCAGTCGGACAACGTGCTGATCTACGCCACGTCGAACCGCCGCCACCTGCTGCCCGAGTACATGAAGGACAACGAGACCTACCAGCACACGGCCGATGGCGAGATCCATCCGGGCGAGGTGGTGGAGGAGAAAATCTCGCTGTCCGAGCGGTTCGGGCTCTGGCTGTCGTTCTATCCCCCGAAGCAGGACGAGTACCTGGCCATCGTCGGCCACTGGCTGTCGCACTTTGGCTGCACGCCGGCCGACATCGAGGCGGCCCGTGGCGATGCGCTGGTCTGGGCGCTGGAGCGCGGCTCGCGCTCGGGCCGCGTGGCGTGGCAGTTTGCGCGCGACTGGGGCGGCAAGCACGGCAAGCCGTTCGTGGCGGACAAGGCGTAA
- a CDS encoding NUDIX domain-containing protein → MTGHAETVTTPDGQTRKVTEVAVGVMIQPDGRFLLAQRPAGKPYEGYWEFPGGKLEPGETVEAALARELHEELGLDIVRSERWHTLEHDYPHAYVRLYFCKITDWRGEPVGREGQAFAWQAVPVDVGPLLPATIPVVDWLAEESRHR, encoded by the coding sequence ATGACGGGACACGCGGAAACCGTGACGACGCCCGACGGGCAGACGCGCAAGGTCACCGAGGTGGCCGTGGGCGTGATGATCCAGCCCGACGGCCGCTTCCTGCTGGCGCAGCGGCCGGCCGGCAAGCCGTACGAAGGCTACTGGGAATTCCCGGGCGGCAAGCTGGAACCCGGCGAGACCGTGGAGGCCGCGCTGGCGCGCGAGCTGCACGAGGAACTGGGGCTCGACATCGTGCGCAGCGAGCGCTGGCACACCCTGGAACACGATTATCCGCACGCCTATGTGCGGCTGTATTTCTGCAAGATCACCGACTGGCGCGGCGAGCCGGTTGGCCGGGAGGGGCAGGCGTTTGCCTGGCAGGCCGTGCCCGTGGACGTTGGGCCGTTACTGCCGGCCACCATCCCGGTGGTCGACTGGCTGGCGGAAGAGTCCCGCCACCGCTGA
- a CDS encoding OPT family oligopeptide transporter, translating into MQRVDRIDDAVSLPELTLRGIILGALITVVFTASNIYLGLKVGLTFSSAIPAAVISMAVLRLFPHANILENNMVQTQASAAGTLSSIIFILPGLVMLGHWQGFPFWQTLAICAAGGMLGVIFSIPLRHAMVVQSDLPYPEGVAAAEILRVGSASQAAGGRQQGTGLADLMAGGVAAGLFSFAAGGLRVLAEGANAWLAAGASVVRLSMGFSLALVGAGYLVGIVGGLAMLLGLVLTWGVAVPWLTAITPMPAGATLQSFGTSIWSTQARFIGAGTIGIAAIWTLGTLFKPMVEGVRASMGALRGGAAANGGQVPRTQRDMPAVWIGIVTLVLLAVLAVTFGYFLAPAPLDRAAMWKLVACAVLFAFVFGFLVAAACGYMAGLVGSSASPISGIGIIAVILVSLLILGLGTLDGLLDTPEGGKFAIALAIFTTSAVVAVASISNDNLQDLKTGWLVGATPWRQQVALLIGCAVGAAVIPPVLELLYHAYGFAGALPRADMDPNAALAAPQATLMTAIATGIFTHQLNWTMILIGVGLGVVLIAIDEMLRRRGGTARLPVLAVGIGIYLPPTISSALVVGAVLAWALNRAQRRRAEARGDDVQAVLAHAERRGTLLASGLIVGESLVGVALAAMIGLSGKEAPLALVGEGFAVTAQWLGLAAFVLVCAGFWRRVMAAR; encoded by the coding sequence ATGCAACGTGTCGATCGTATCGATGACGCGGTCTCGCTGCCCGAACTGACACTGCGCGGCATCATCCTCGGTGCGCTGATCACCGTGGTGTTCACCGCGTCCAACATCTACCTGGGCCTGAAGGTGGGGCTCACGTTCTCGTCGGCCATCCCGGCCGCCGTGATATCGATGGCCGTGCTGCGGCTGTTTCCGCACGCCAACATCCTTGAAAACAACATGGTGCAGACGCAGGCTTCGGCCGCGGGCACCCTGTCGTCGATCATCTTCATCCTGCCCGGGCTGGTCATGCTGGGCCACTGGCAGGGCTTTCCGTTCTGGCAGACGCTGGCCATCTGCGCGGCCGGCGGCATGCTGGGCGTGATCTTCAGCATCCCGCTGCGCCACGCCATGGTGGTGCAGAGCGACCTGCCGTATCCCGAAGGCGTGGCCGCGGCTGAAATCCTGCGCGTGGGCAGCGCCAGCCAGGCCGCGGGCGGCCGGCAGCAGGGCACCGGGCTGGCGGACCTGATGGCCGGCGGCGTGGCGGCGGGGCTGTTCAGCTTTGCGGCGGGCGGGCTGCGCGTGCTGGCTGAGGGCGCCAATGCGTGGCTGGCGGCGGGCGCGTCGGTCGTCCGGCTGTCGATGGGGTTCTCGCTGGCGCTGGTGGGTGCCGGCTACCTGGTCGGCATCGTCGGCGGGCTGGCGATGCTGCTGGGGCTGGTGCTGACGTGGGGCGTGGCGGTGCCGTGGCTGACGGCCATCACGCCGATGCCGGCCGGCGCCACGCTGCAGAGCTTTGGCACGTCGATCTGGAGCACGCAGGCGCGCTTTATCGGCGCCGGGACGATCGGCATCGCGGCGATCTGGACGCTCGGCACGCTGTTCAAGCCGATGGTGGAGGGCGTGCGCGCGTCGATGGGCGCGCTGCGCGGCGGCGCGGCGGCCAACGGCGGCCAGGTGCCGCGCACGCAGCGCGACATGCCGGCGGTGTGGATCGGCATCGTGACGCTGGTGCTGCTGGCGGTGCTGGCCGTCACGTTCGGCTACTTCCTTGCCCCCGCGCCGCTGGACCGCGCCGCGATGTGGAAGCTGGTGGCCTGCGCGGTGCTGTTCGCGTTCGTGTTCGGATTCCTGGTGGCGGCGGCCTGCGGCTACATGGCCGGCCTGGTCGGCTCGTCGGCCAGCCCGATCTCGGGCATCGGCATCATCGCGGTCATCCTGGTGTCGCTGCTCATCCTGGGCCTGGGCACGCTGGACGGGCTGCTGGACACGCCCGAGGGCGGCAAGTTCGCGATTGCGCTGGCCATCTTCACCACCTCGGCCGTGGTGGCCGTGGCGTCGATCTCGAACGACAACCTGCAGGACCTGAAGACCGGCTGGCTGGTGGGTGCCACGCCGTGGCGCCAGCAGGTGGCGCTGCTGATCGGCTGCGCCGTGGGGGCCGCCGTGATCCCGCCCGTGCTGGAGCTGCTGTACCACGCGTACGGCTTCGCGGGCGCGCTGCCGCGGGCGGACATGGACCCGAACGCCGCGCTGGCCGCGCCGCAGGCGACGCTGATGACGGCCATCGCCACCGGCATTTTCACGCATCAGCTCAACTGGACGATGATCCTGATCGGCGTGGGGCTGGGCGTGGTGCTGATCGCCATCGACGAAATGCTGCGGCGGCGCGGCGGCACGGCGCGGCTGCCCGTGCTGGCCGTGGGCATCGGCATCTACCTGCCGCCGACGATCAGCTCGGCGCTGGTGGTGGGCGCGGTGCTGGCCTGGGCGTTGAACCGCGCGCAGCGGCGCCGGGCAGAGGCGCGCGGCGACGATGTGCAGGCCGTGCTGGCGCACGCCGAGCGGCGCGGCACGCTGCTGGCGTCGGGGCTGATCGTCGGCGAGAGCCTGGTGGGCGTGGCGCTGGCGGCCATGATCGGGCTGTCCGGCAAGGAAGCCCCGCTGGCGCTGGTGGGCGAAGGGTTTGCCGTCACGGCGCAGTGGCTTGGGCTTGCGGCGTTCGTGCTGGTCTGCGCGGGGTTCTGGCGGCGGGTGATGGCGGCCCGCTGA
- a CDS encoding DNA gyrase inhibitor YacG, with amino-acid sequence MPAVVKCPTCGKDVAWVPENKFRPFCSDRCKQIDLGAWASEKYVIGGKPGDSTPELPEDPDD; translated from the coding sequence ATGCCAGCCGTCGTCAAATGTCCCACCTGCGGCAAGGATGTTGCCTGGGTGCCGGAAAACAAGTTCCGCCCGTTCTGCTCCGATCGCTGCAAGCAGATCGACCTGGGCGCATGGGCGTCCGAGAAATACGTGATCGGCGGCAAGCCCGGCGATTCGACGCCCGAGCTGCCCGAGGACCCGGACGACTGA
- the zapD gene encoding cell division protein ZapD: protein MILYEYPFNERIRTLLRLEDLFDRLDYFLGQEHPLQHHVAITTIFEIIDVAGRADLKTDLIKELERQRQALAPLRANPQIDQDALVSVISEIEQGIAALNQTVGKAGQLLTDNEWLTSIRSRAIIPGGTCEFDLPAYFAWQHRPAEDRRADILKWARPLASLRMGATIVLRLLRESGQSGKVIATGGSYQQMLSGRSYQLMQVYLDESLLAFIPEMSANKYMLWVRFTQQDGDMRPRSVDADIPFLLKLCNF, encoded by the coding sequence TTGATCCTGTACGAATATCCTTTCAACGAACGCATCAGGACGCTCCTGCGCCTGGAAGACCTGTTCGATCGGCTGGATTATTTCCTTGGGCAGGAACATCCGCTGCAGCACCACGTTGCCATCACGACGATCTTCGAGATCATCGACGTGGCTGGCCGCGCCGACCTCAAGACTGACCTGATCAAGGAACTGGAGCGCCAGCGCCAGGCTCTGGCGCCGCTGCGGGCCAACCCGCAGATCGACCAGGACGCGCTGGTCAGCGTCATTTCCGAGATCGAACAGGGCATCGCGGCGCTGAACCAGACCGTGGGCAAGGCCGGCCAGTTGCTGACCGACAACGAGTGGCTCACCAGCATCCGCAGCCGCGCGATCATTCCGGGCGGCACCTGCGAGTTCGACCTGCCCGCCTATTTCGCGTGGCAACACCGTCCCGCCGAGGACCGCCGCGCCGATATCCTGAAGTGGGCGCGCCCGCTGGCGTCGCTGCGCATGGGCGCCACCATCGTGCTGCGCCTGCTGCGCGAGTCGGGCCAGAGCGGCAAGGTCATCGCCACGGGCGGCAGCTATCAGCAGATGCTGTCCGGCCGCAGCTACCAGTTGATGCAGGTCTACCTGGACGAGTCGCTGCTGGCCTTCATCCCGGAAATGAGCGCCAACAAGTACATGCTCTGGGTGCGCTTTACCCAGCAGGACGGCGACATGCGGCCGCGGTCCGTCGATGCGGACATCCCGTTCCTGCTCAAGCTCTGCAATTTCTGA
- the coaE gene encoding dephospho-CoA kinase (Dephospho-CoA kinase (CoaE) performs the final step in coenzyme A biosynthesis.) → MLEIGLTGGIGSGKTRVADLFAARGAALIDTDLLAHEITAPGGLAIAPLVEAFGPRCLRADGAMDRDAMRALVFSDPSAKARLEAITHPLIRQLTASRAAAVRAAGQHPYLIYVVPLLVESGTWRARVGRVLVVDCQEETQVARVMARNGFTREQVQAIMNRQATRAARLAVADDVVDNDGPPEALAPQVARLDTLYRSLSASA, encoded by the coding sequence ATGCTGGAAATCGGCCTGACCGGCGGCATCGGCTCCGGCAAGACGCGCGTCGCGGACCTGTTTGCCGCCCGCGGCGCCGCACTGATCGATACCGACCTGCTCGCCCACGAGATCACTGCGCCCGGCGGCCTGGCCATCGCACCGCTGGTGGAAGCCTTTGGCCCGCGCTGCCTGCGCGCCGACGGCGCGATGGACCGCGACGCCATGCGCGCGCTGGTGTTCTCGGACCCATCCGCCAAGGCCCGGCTCGAAGCCATCACCCATCCGCTGATCCGCCAGCTCACCGCGTCGCGCGCCGCCGCGGTCCGGGCGGCCGGCCAGCATCCGTACCTGATCTACGTGGTGCCGCTGCTGGTGGAATCGGGCACGTGGCGCGCGCGGGTGGGCCGCGTGCTGGTGGTGGACTGCCAGGAAGAGACGCAGGTGGCGCGCGTCATGGCCCGCAACGGGTTCACGCGCGAACAGGTACAGGCCATCATGAACCGGCAGGCCACGCGTGCGGCGCGGCTGGCCGTGGCCGACGACGTGGTCGACAACGACGGCCCGCCCGAAGCTCTGGCACCGCAGGTGGCGCGGCTCGACACGCTGTACCGGTCGCTGTCGGCCAGCGCGTAG
- a CDS encoding prepilin peptidase gives MQAAFGPGGVATLASLAAWPPVFLIAVAGLLGLLVGSFLNVVIHRLPRMMDREEANYIAEVRGEPLPHPDRYNLMVPRSACPHCGHKIAAWENVPVVSWLFLRGKCSACKAPISVRYPLVEAVTGVLTALAAWHFGPSVQALAAIVMVWAVVALFMIDADTMLLPDQITLPLLWLGLLLNLQGYFAPLADAVIGAAAGYLVLWLVNLVYALVRGHDGMGHGDFKLMAALGAWFGWQALPALILTSSIVGAVIGGLMLLVQRKGRETPFPYGPYIAGAGLVVLFLGRDLLPLDLLAGL, from the coding sequence ATGCAAGCTGCATTTGGCCCGGGTGGCGTCGCCACGCTGGCATCGCTGGCGGCCTGGCCGCCAGTCTTCCTGATCGCGGTGGCCGGCCTGCTCGGCCTGCTGGTTGGGAGTTTTCTCAACGTGGTGATCCATCGCCTGCCCCGGATGATGGATCGCGAGGAAGCCAACTACATCGCGGAGGTGCGCGGCGAGCCGCTGCCGCACCCCGACCGGTACAACCTGATGGTGCCGCGCTCGGCCTGCCCGCATTGCGGGCACAAGATCGCGGCGTGGGAGAACGTGCCGGTCGTGAGCTGGCTGTTCCTGCGCGGCAAGTGCTCGGCGTGCAAGGCGCCGATCAGCGTCCGCTATCCGCTGGTGGAGGCGGTGACGGGCGTCCTCACCGCGCTGGCGGCCTGGCACTTCGGGCCGTCGGTGCAGGCGCTGGCGGCCATCGTCATGGTCTGGGCCGTGGTGGCGCTGTTCATGATCGATGCCGACACGATGCTGCTGCCGGACCAGATCACGCTGCCGCTGCTGTGGCTGGGCCTGCTGCTGAACCTGCAGGGCTACTTCGCGCCGCTGGCGGACGCCGTGATCGGCGCGGCGGCCGGCTACCTGGTGCTCTGGCTGGTCAACCTGGTCTACGCGCTGGTCCGTGGCCACGACGGCATGGGTCACGGCGACTTCAAGCTGATGGCGGCGCTGGGCGCGTGGTTTGGCTGGCAGGCGCTGCCGGCGCTGATCCTGACGTCGTCCATCGTCGGCGCCGTGATTGGCGGGCTGATGCTGCTGGTCCAGCGCAAGGGCCGGGAGACGCCGTTCCCGTACGGGCCGTACATTGCCGGCGCGGGGCTGGTCGTGCTGTTCCTCGGGCGCGACCTGCTGCCGCTGGACCTGCTGGCCGGCCTGTAG